The genomic stretch CGGGCAATGGTCAACCCCCGCCGGCATCCCCGGCCAGTCGGGAAGCAACGCCGATCCCTGCATCGCCAAGGGGGTGAACGGGGGATTCGTGGCTGCCTGGTATGATCTGGCGTTCTATTGCGTCCGCTTCTCCGAATACACAGGCTCCTGGTCGACGCCCATAACCGTTTCGCAGGTCGGCGGCTACGATATGGGCTCGCCTTCGATCACGACGACGACCAACGGCCGCATCGCCGTCGGTTGGCAGCGGGGAAATTCGACATTCCCTGATGCCTACGTGGCGATAGGTCGCGGCGGCAGCTGGTCCGGGCCGGTGAACATTTCGAATACAGCCTTCGGTTCCAAGTACATTGACCTGGCCCCCGGACCGAATGGTGAAATATACGCCGTCTGGCAGGACAACCTCTACCTGGCCAGCGCCAATGTGGACTATTTTTACACGATGATGAGCTCCGACCACGGCAATGGAAGCTGGACGACACCGCAAATCATTGACAACCTCAATGGTTGGACTTTCAGGCCTGTGGTCGCGGTAAATTCCAGTAACGATATTCTATCCTGTTTTTATTATATGCAGGGGTCCAGCTACTGGGCTGCAA from Candidatus Aminicenantes bacterium encodes the following:
- a CDS encoding sialidase family protein; the encoded protein is MTKRTILLLIIWGVIFGGLTYASVENISNSAAGSEDAHVAINSSGEIGAIWLEKFSNGGQHVYFSIYRNGQWSTPAGIPGQSGSNADPCIAKGVNGGFVAAWYDLAFYCVRFSEYTGSWSTPITVSQVGGYDMGSPSITTTTNGRIAVGWQRGNSTFPDAYVAIGRGGSWSGPVNISNTAFGSKYIDLAPGPNGEIYAVWQDNLYLASANVDYFYTMMSSDHGNGSWTTPQIIDNLNGWTFRPVVAVNSSNDILSCFYYMQGSSYWAANYLNGSWQSPQLLSDTGDHYDHNLYFSEACPYGNDGFLYIYRNCNRNIVYLIIRNGSVGNRVVLTSSNQTYHPSIDYSSSIGAVAAWTDFSVSSDVFVAIFDP